GCGGCGCAGCGCCATCAGGCGTTGCGGCGTGGCGTCGGTCGAGCCGTCGTCGACATAGACGATCTCGTAGGCCCAGCGCCCGTCGAGCGCGGCGGCGATCTCGGCAATCAGCGGGGCGACATTGTCGGCCTCGTTGCGCACCGGCACCACAATGGACACCGCAGGCGGCGCACCGGAGTCTGGCATCAATTCAGGCATGGCTCGGGACAATCCGGGGGGCGTCGGGAACTTGCGGCCGGGGCGCACGCCGGCGCGACCGCTTCTTACGGGGCCAAGGCTTATGGGGCAAAGGCTTATGGGGCAAAGGCGTCCCGGGCAACCCTTTTGACGCGCTCCCAGGACGGCCCGGGCAGCGGTTCGATGGTGCCGTCCGGGCGGATCGTGAACGCCAGCCGACGCGCGGCGAACCAATAGCGCACGGCGAGCGCGCCGATGATCCCCAGCAGGGCGCCGGCAACGACGTCGCTCGGGTGATGCGCCAGCAGCACCAGCCGGCAGACGCCGATCGTGATCGCATACAGAAACATCAACAGCCGCAACCGCGGGAACAGCGCCGACACCGCGGCGGCCAGCGCGAAGGCGGTGATGGCGTGGCCCGACGGCAGGCTGGCATAGGCCTCGCTCCACGAGAAAGCCGAGAAATTGAACGGATTGGCCGCGCCCCCGACGAATGGTCGGCCACGCCCGATCGCGCCCTTCAGCACCTCGCCGGCGAGCACAGGCACCAGCACGGCGAGGAACACGTATTGCACGCGGGTGCCGATCCCGATCATCACCGCGCGCGACGCCCCGGCGAGCCGCGGCAGCAGCACCGCCACGGCGACCATCAGCGCCAGCAGAGCCCACAGCACGTAGGTGGACTTGCCGAAATCGTTGACGATCTTGAGCGGCCACAGACTGGGCGTGCCACGCGGCGGCATCAGCCCGATCTCGAACGCATCGACCGCGACCATCAGGATCACGATCACCGCAGCCAGAACCGCCGACACCAGCAGCATGTGCCGCGCCCCGCGCCGTGCGGCGATGGACCGGCGCGAATGCGACGGCGTGCGCAAAAGCCGCGCCAGCGACTGCCCGACCAGCATGATCAAGTCCACCGCATAGCCGCGCGACGTCACGGCGCCCTCGCCCGGCTTCATCTCACTGCGTGCCTTCGGAGCGGAAGATCGCGATCGAGACCGGCTTGCCCTGCGAGAAATTGTAGCCGTCGATGCGCGTCGCCACGTTGTAGCGCAGCCCGATCGCCTCGGCCCGCTGCGCGAAGACGCGCTCGCTGCGGGCTTCCACCAGGGCGAAGCGGCAGCTGCCGCCGAGCAGGAAGTCGGCGGCGCCGGAGCCGTCGGTCAGCAGCGTGTCGGTGCCGGTCATGAACACCAGGCTCGGCTCGTGATAGCCGACGGCCGCGACCTTCGGCCCGACGCACACCACCTTGCGCAGCGCCTGCGCGATCTCGACACTCGGGAACACCGGCCGCAGCGTCGGCACCACCACGCCGAGCGTCGCGGTGATCAGAAACAGCGACGCCAGCGAGGCGTTGAGCAGCGAAGCCTCGGCGCGATTCTCGTCGAACAGCCGCCAGGCGAACAGCCCGAAGATCAGCGACGCCGCCACGAACGGCCAGGCCAGAAACGCCGGCTGCCGGGTCAGGACCATCGCACCGACGATCGCCAGCGACAGCACCACCACAGGGATTCCGAACCACCACGCCGCGCCGCGGGTCAGCCACGAGCGCGACAGCACGCTGCGCTCGATCGCGCCCGCGGTCATGATCGCGATCGCCGGATACAGCGGCAGCACGTAGTGCGGCAGCTTGGTGATCACGATCTCGAACACGACCCAGGACGGGATCAGCCACGCCAGCAGAAATTGCGCGCCGGGCTCGCGCCGGGCCCGCCAGATCGCCGGCGCCGCCATCGCGGCGAGCGGCGCGCCGGGCCAGAACGTCACCCAGAACAGCAGGAAATACAGGCCCGGCGGCGCGCCGTGAGATTCCTTCGGGCTGGCGATCTTGCTCAGCATGTCACCGCCGACCGAATCGGTGAAGAACGTATCGCCGGCGCGCAGGAAGATCGCGATGAACCAGGGCAGCACCAGCAGCAGCATCCACGGGATGCCTGCGAGCGGCTTCAGCCGCCACAGCCAAGCCACCGAACGATCCATGATCGCCAGCGGGATCACCGTCAGCGCGATGAACATCAGGATCAGCGGGCCCTTGAGCAGGATGCCCGCGGCGAGCGCGGTCCAGAACACCGCCGGCGTCGCCCATGAATTGGTGCGATCGTCGCCGCGCTGCCAGGCGAGATAGACGTGCGCCATCGCGCCCAATGCGGCGGTGACGGTGAACAGCAGGAAGGCGTCGGTCTTGGCCAGCCGCGCCTCGACCCCGAGCAGGATCGAACTGCACAACAGCAGCCCGGCGACGACGGCGCCGCGCCGGCCGATGAAGGCCAGCGCCGCCCAATAGGTCATCAGCACGGCGCCGATCGCACCCGCCATCGACGGCACGCGGTACAGCCAGATCCGGACCTGGGCGCGCGGTAGGCCGAGTTTCGACGCGGTCTCGACCACCGCGGCCTGCAGCCAGTAGATCCCGACCGGCTTCTTGTAGCGGACCTCGTCCTGGAAACGGATGTCGACGAAATCGCCGGTCTCGACCATCTGCTTGGTGGCCTGCGCGAAGCGGGCCTCGTCGCGGTCGATCGGCGGGATGTTGAAGAAGCCCGGCAGGAAGAACACCAGCCCGACCAGAGCGAGAAAGATCACGGCGCGAAAGTGGCTGACGGACACGAAATCCAGCACGGCCACCAGCCCGCGGCCGGGGTCGATGGCGGATTTCGGCTCGCGGGGGGCGCCAAAGCGGCGTGTTGCAGAGGTCTCGATCATCGGTTTCGCATACGCTGAAACCGATAGTCGGACAACCACTTGGCCGGGCTGCTACTGGATTCTCACCACGACTGTTGCCGCCGCGCCGACGGCGTCCATCACGGTGAGCCGGACGAAGCCCGGGCCGGGCGGCGCGATCAGCCGCTGACGCCGGCCGTCGATTTCGCCGGCCGACAGGCCGTTGACCATCACCGTCATCGGCAGCACGCCGCCGGAGACCTTGACGGGCAGTGCGCCGGTGGACGCCTGGCTCAGCGCGTCGATCCGCGAGCCGTTCAGCGGAAACTGGATCTTCAAAGCCTGCTCGCCGCCGGCACGAACCAGCTCGCCCGCCGGCCGGAACCGGCGCAGCGGCAGCGGCAACTGGGCGTTGCCGGCGATCAGCGTTCCGCGTGGCGGTTTCGGCAGCGGCGCGCGCAATTGGCCGGTGCGGGCGAAGGCGTCGAACAGCACCGGCGCGGCGGCGACGCGGCCGATCAGGCCCGGCACCGGCGCGCCGTCGGGCCGGCCGACCCAGACGCCGATCGTCATCCGGCCGTCGAAACCCACCGACCAGGCGTCGCGATAGCCGTAAGAGGTGCCGGTCTTGAACGCGATCTGGTTGCGGGCGGCGTTGTCCGGCGGCGGGGTGCCGAGCAGGACGTTGCCGACCTGCCAGGCCGCGACTTTATCCAGGAGTCGCAGAGTCTCGCGTTCGTCCTTGGCATCGCTGGCGATTTCCCGCAACGGCACGACGCTGCCGAGGCGCGCGACGCCGCTGAAGAGCTGCACCAGATCGGTCAGCCGAACGCCGACGCCGCCGAGCCCCATCGCCAGCCCGGGCGCTTCGTCCTTCGGCAGCACCAGGCCGACGCCGGCCTGCTTCAGCCGCGACGCCAGCCGGTGCGGACCGACCCGGTCGAGCAGCTCGATCGCCGGGACGTTGAGCGACAATTGCAGCGCCTTGCGCACCGGCACCGTGCCCTGGAACGTCATGTCGAAATTCTCCGGCGCATAGGCGCCGTAGCGGACCGGCCGGTCGTCGATCAAGCTCTCCGGATGGACGAAACCGTCCTCGAAGGCGAGCCCGTAGATGAATGGCTTCAGTGTCGAGCCGGGCGAGCGCACCGCGCGGGTCATGTCGACCTGGCCGGCACGGCGGTCGTCGAAATAGTCGGCCGAGCCGACATGGGCCAGCACGTCGCCGGTTTCGTTATCCACCGCGACGATGCCGATCGAGATGTCGGGGCCGAGCGCCACAGCACGGTCGCGCGCCAGCGCTTCCAGCGCGTGCTGAATGCCGGCGTCGAGCGTCAACCGGATCACCGGCTTGTCTTTGATCACGGCGGTCGCCTGATCGGCCGAATGCGGCGCCAGCACCGGCATCGGCTTGCGCGCGCGCGCGACCGGCACCGCCCTCGCCTGCGCGGCGTCCTCGGTGCTGACCACCTGATCCTCGACCAGCCGCGTCAGCACGCGATCGCGCGCCGCCTGCGCCGTCGCCGGATGGCGGTCGAGCCGCCGCCGCTCGGGCGATTGCGGAATCGCCACCAGCAACGCGGATTCGGCCAATGTCAGCCGCTTGGGCTCCTTGCCGAAATACGCGATCGAGGCGGCGCGGATGCCTTCGAGATTGCCGCCATACGGCGCCAGCGCCAGATACAGATCGAGGATCTGCGGCTTGCTCAGTGTGCGTTCGAGCTCGATGGCGCGGACCATCTGGCGCAGCTTGGCCGAGAGCGAGCGTTCCCGCCGTGGCTCCATCAGCCGGGCGAGCTGCATGGTGATGGTCGATCCGCCGGACACGATCTGGCCATGGGTCGCGAGCTGCAGCGCGGCGCGGCCGATCGCCCAGGGATCGACGCCGCGATGCGACCAGAACCGCTTGTCCTCATAGG
The DNA window shown above is from Rhodopseudomonas palustris HaA2 and carries:
- a CDS encoding ArnT family glycosyltransferase; this encodes MIETSATRRFGAPREPKSAIDPGRGLVAVLDFVSVSHFRAVIFLALVGLVFFLPGFFNIPPIDRDEARFAQATKQMVETGDFVDIRFQDEVRYKKPVGIYWLQAAVVETASKLGLPRAQVRIWLYRVPSMAGAIGAVLMTYWAALAFIGRRGAVVAGLLLCSSILLGVEARLAKTDAFLLFTVTAALGAMAHVYLAWQRGDDRTNSWATPAVFWTALAAGILLKGPLILMFIALTVIPLAIMDRSVAWLWRLKPLAGIPWMLLLVLPWFIAIFLRAGDTFFTDSVGGDMLSKIASPKESHGAPPGLYFLLFWVTFWPGAPLAAMAAPAIWRARREPGAQFLLAWLIPSWVVFEIVITKLPHYVLPLYPAIAIMTAGAIERSVLSRSWLTRGAAWWFGIPVVVLSLAIVGAMVLTRQPAFLAWPFVAASLIFGLFAWRLFDENRAEASLLNASLASLFLITATLGVVVPTLRPVFPSVEIAQALRKVVCVGPKVAAVGYHEPSLVFMTGTDTLLTDGSGAADFLLGGSCRFALVEARSERVFAQRAEAIGLRYNVATRIDGYNFSQGKPVSIAIFRSEGTQ
- the pbpC gene encoding penicillin-binding protein 1C — protein: MSGDRLTRLLSSLRGAERRSNPEVATVAPGLLRSARNDGWKGWWWIKTTAIVSAVLVIAAIGAIAAYVASLGPLPLDEARRTSVSVVDRQGKLLRAYAMADGRWRLPVDAQTQVDPRYLTQLIAYEDKRFWSHRGVDPWAIGRAALQLATHGQIVSGGSTITMQLARLMEPRRERSLSAKLRQMVRAIELERTLSKPQILDLYLALAPYGGNLEGIRAASIAYFGKEPKRLTLAESALLVAIPQSPERRRLDRHPATAQAARDRVLTRLVEDQVVSTEDAAQARAVPVARARKPMPVLAPHSADQATAVIKDKPVIRLTLDAGIQHALEALARDRAVALGPDISIGIVAVDNETGDVLAHVGSADYFDDRRAGQVDMTRAVRSPGSTLKPFIYGLAFEDGFVHPESLIDDRPVRYGAYAPENFDMTFQGTVPVRKALQLSLNVPAIELLDRVGPHRLASRLKQAGVGLVLPKDEAPGLAMGLGGVGVRLTDLVQLFSGVARLGSVVPLREIASDAKDERETLRLLDKVAAWQVGNVLLGTPPPDNAARNQIAFKTGTSYGYRDAWSVGFDGRMTIGVWVGRPDGAPVPGLIGRVAAAPVLFDAFARTGQLRAPLPKPPRGTLIAGNAQLPLPLRRFRPAGELVRAGGEQALKIQFPLNGSRIDALSQASTGALPVKVSGGVLPMTVMVNGLSAGEIDGRRQRLIAPPGPGFVRLTVMDAVGAAATVVVRIQ
- a CDS encoding phosphatase PAP2 family protein, producing MKPGEGAVTSRGYAVDLIMLVGQSLARLLRTPSHSRRSIAARRGARHMLLVSAVLAAVIVILMVAVDAFEIGLMPPRGTPSLWPLKIVNDFGKSTYVLWALLALMVAVAVLLPRLAGASRAVMIGIGTRVQYVFLAVLVPVLAGEVLKGAIGRGRPFVGGAANPFNFSAFSWSEAYASLPSGHAITAFALAAAVSALFPRLRLLMFLYAITIGVCRLVLLAHHPSDVVAGALLGIIGALAVRYWFAARRLAFTIRPDGTIEPLPGPSWERVKRVARDAFAP